A window of the Bacteroidota bacterium genome harbors these coding sequences:
- a CDS encoding T9SS type A sorting domain-containing protein: MKKQLLSLLVGVSVATMMNAQAYIPNAGFETWQQYLGEPQEPQGWISPNIFASPAYNPANPTVATAAGSPDNYQGTYSCKIVTKTLVQNPDTNNIPNTSGYVLTGQFSISAPNIRPGYATAQRPATFTYYAKYSPVNTDTAWAIVTLTHWNTSTNMRDTIGWGLDYIPSAIAAYTMRTFSINYLQTTAPDTCTIWFSSSSFNTPQVNSTFFVDALSFTGFVGINESATNNGVDVYPNPSDNITNFDVTDNSAVEVVVYDMTGRDVKKTSIVNKHAQLNSYTLPAGMYSYAIINKNGEELNRGKFSVTQ, from the coding sequence ATGAAAAAACAACTACTTTCTCTTCTCGTCGGCGTTTCAGTTGCAACTATGATGAATGCGCAGGCTTATATTCCCAATGCCGGATTTGAAACCTGGCAACAGTACCTGGGAGAGCCGCAGGAACCGCAGGGCTGGATCTCACCGAATATTTTTGCATCACCGGCTTACAATCCTGCTAATCCAACTGTAGCCACCGCTGCCGGATCTCCCGATAATTACCAGGGAACTTATTCGTGCAAAATCGTTACAAAGACACTTGTGCAGAATCCTGACACGAATAATATTCCGAATACTTCCGGTTATGTTCTGACCGGTCAATTCTCTATCTCAGCCCCAAACATCCGCCCGGGTTATGCTACAGCACAACGTCCCGCAACTTTTACTTACTACGCAAAATATTCGCCGGTGAATACAGATACTGCGTGGGCAATTGTTACGCTCACACACTGGAATACATCCACGAACATGCGCGACACTATTGGTTGGGGATTAGATTACATCCCGTCAGCAATTGCAGCTTACACGATGCGTACTTTTTCCATTAACTACCTGCAGACAACTGCCCCGGACACTTGTACGATCTGGTTCAGCTCAAGTAGTTTCAATACACCACAGGTAAATTCTACATTTTTTGTTGATGCGCTTTCATTCACAGGATTTGTCGGCATCAATGAATCAGCAACGAATAACGGTGTTGATGTTTATCCGAATCCTTCTGATAACATCACCAATTTTGATGTAACGGATAATTCTGCAGTGGAAGTTGTGGTGTATGATATGACCGGACGTGATGTGAAAAAAACAAGCATCGTAAATAAGCATGCACAATTGAACAGCTACACTTTGCCTGCCGGAATGTATTCGTACGCGATCATCAATAAGAATGGCGAAGAATTGAACCGTGGAAAATTTTCTGTGACACAATAA
- a CDS encoding ABC transporter ATP-binding protein — protein sequence MKNLFGVLQYVRGYWRYGIGNIISNILSVVFGVFTLAMILPFLDLLIYKSNAEYSSILAQGKPKLGLSVDSLTKYFNYEFSGIILEKGKMHALVLICISVVIVFFFKAFFRYLGMFFLAPIRNGVVKDLRNSVYLKSLDLPLSYYSNERKGDIMSRITSDVQEVEWSVMSSLEMIFRDPVNIIILLGVLIYVSPGLTLIAFILLPLGAALISIVGRSLKRSSSRAKEQLGLLFSIMEETLGGLRIIKGFNAEKKMDEKFAHVNQQYTKQMVHTYRKVDLASPMSEFLSSAIMMVLVYFGGKLVLGNEASLDGKTFIFYILTFSQLITPAKTLTGAYSNIQKGLASIDRINKILHAEVALRDKENPKPLENFKNEIHYRNVSFAYVRGDEGYALKNIELKIPKGKTVALVGQSGSGKTTLADLLPRFYEPSSGQVLIDGTDTREVRTKDLRALMGIVSQESILFNDTVHNNISFGVENATREEVIAAAKVANAHDFIMEMPDGYDTNIGDRGNKMSGGQRQRISIARAVLKNPPILILDEATSALDTSSERLVQDALNRLLQNRTSIIIAHRLSTIQHADEIIVLQKGEIIERGTHTELLEKKGVYKNLYDLQVFN from the coding sequence ATGAAAAATCTATTCGGTGTCCTCCAATACGTGCGTGGTTACTGGCGTTACGGCATCGGCAATATTATTTCGAATATTCTCTCGGTCGTTTTCGGTGTGTTCACACTGGCCATGATACTTCCTTTCCTGGATCTTCTCATTTATAAATCCAATGCAGAATACAGTTCCATCCTTGCACAGGGAAAACCTAAGCTTGGACTTTCTGTGGATTCGCTGACCAAATATTTTAATTATGAATTCAGCGGGATCATTCTTGAAAAAGGAAAAATGCACGCGCTCGTTCTCATTTGTATTTCCGTGGTCATCGTTTTTTTCTTCAAAGCTTTTTTCCGTTATCTCGGCATGTTTTTCCTCGCGCCTATCCGCAATGGCGTTGTGAAAGATCTGCGTAATTCCGTTTACCTGAAATCGCTCGACCTTCCGCTCTCCTATTATTCCAACGAACGCAAAGGCGATATCATGTCGCGCATTACGAGCGATGTGCAGGAAGTGGAATGGAGCGTGATGAGTTCACTCGAGATGATCTTCCGCGACCCGGTGAACATTATTATTCTTCTCGGCGTTCTTATTTATGTAAGCCCCGGGCTCACACTTATTGCATTTATTCTTCTTCCTCTGGGCGCCGCACTTATTTCCATTGTCGGAAGAAGCCTGAAAAGATCTTCTTCGCGTGCGAAAGAACAACTCGGCTTGCTGTTTTCCATTATGGAAGAAACGCTCGGCGGGTTGCGCATCATCAAAGGATTCAATGCGGAGAAAAAAATGGATGAAAAATTTGCTCACGTTAATCAACAATACACGAAGCAAATGGTTCACACGTACCGTAAAGTCGATCTCGCTTCACCGATGAGTGAATTTCTCAGCTCTGCGATTATGATGGTGCTCGTTTATTTCGGCGGAAAACTTGTATTGGGCAATGAAGCATCGCTCGACGGAAAAACATTTATTTTTTATATCCTCACTTTTTCTCAACTCATCACTCCTGCAAAAACGCTGACCGGCGCCTATTCCAATATTCAGAAAGGATTAGCATCCATCGACCGCATCAATAAAATATTGCACGCCGAAGTTGCCCTTCGCGATAAAGAAAATCCGAAGCCACTTGAAAATTTTAAAAATGAAATTCATTACCGGAATGTTTCTTTCGCCTACGTGCGCGGCGACGAAGGTTATGCGTTGAAAAATATAGAACTAAAAATTCCAAAAGGAAAAACGGTAGCGCTCGTCGGTCAATCCGGCTCGGGAAAAACAACACTTGCTGATCTGCTCCCGCGATTTTACGAACCTTCATCAGGGCAGGTACTCATTGATGGAACCGATACGCGCGAGGTGCGCACGAAAGACCTGCGCGCGCTCATGGGAATTGTTTCGCAGGAATCTATTTTATTCAACGACACTGTTCACAACAACATTTCTTTCGGAGTTGAAAATGCAACACGCGAAGAAGTGATTGCTGCGGCGAAAGTTGCGAACGCGCACGATTTCATTATGGAAATGCCGGATGGCTATGACACCAACATAGGTGATCGCGGAAATAAAATGTCGGGCGGACAACGCCAGCGCATTTCTATTGCAAGAGCCGTGCTGAAAAATCCTCCGATACTTATTCTCGATGAAGCAACATCAGCGCTCGACACGAGCAGCGAAAGATTGGTGCAGGATGCGTTGAATCGGCTTCTCCAAAACAGGACTTCAATTATTATTGCGCATCGGCTGAGCACTATTCAGCACGCAGACGAAATTATTGTTTTACAAAAAGGAGAGATCATTGAACGCGGCACACATACCGAATTGCTGGAGAAAAAAGGTGTGTATAAAAACCTTTACGATCTGCAGGTATTCAATTAG
- a CDS encoding acyl-CoA thioesterase has product MKPKAPKESLAVATHHVLPNDTNNLNNLFGGRLLEWMDVIAAISAHRHCRRVVVTATVNHVSFHSAIAYASIVTLEAKVSRSFNSSMEVFIDVFVEDPVSGERVKSNEAIYTFVAVDQNGQPLPVPPVVPETEQEKERYEGALRRRQLALILAGKMKPEDATELKKLFIN; this is encoded by the coding sequence ATGAAACCAAAAGCTCCCAAAGAATCACTTGCTGTGGCAACGCATCATGTTTTGCCGAACGACACGAACAACCTGAATAATTTATTCGGTGGGCGGCTGCTCGAGTGGATGGATGTGATAGCAGCGATCTCCGCACACCGCCATTGCCGCAGGGTGGTGGTGACTGCAACGGTGAATCATGTTTCATTTCATTCGGCGATAGCGTATGCGAGTATTGTTACGCTGGAAGCAAAAGTTTCGCGTTCGTTCAATTCTTCGATGGAAGTTTTCATTGATGTTTTTGTGGAAGATCCCGTTTCGGGTGAGCGCGTGAAAAGCAATGAAGCGATCTACACGTTTGTTGCCGTTGATCAGAACGGGCAACCATTGCCGGTTCCTCCTGTGGTGCCGGAAACAGAGCAGGAAAAAGAAAGGTATGAAGGAGCGTTGCGCAGAAGGCAACTGGCGTTGATCCTCGCTGGAAAAATGAAACCGGAAGATGCGACTGAATTGAAGAAGTTGTTCATTAACTAG
- a CDS encoding TM2 domain-containing protein produces the protein MQKFKALLATFCIFLGLFAVLFFRFYRGHIIPYPLLWLLISGFFSLAGFILLLSVKKNTDKKKADDLFTVISRIKKEGEKIPVNLRECEVKSNSWVETVDKNQNRSDAVDLALIAIGGTGALISSALRNSNSEKEISRQQSVIIFKHNNEIFRSPVMDREEITLKMLIDIHEKTFIYRDRKDRRKYYFDLEFLDKK, from the coding sequence ATGCAAAAATTCAAAGCATTACTCGCCACCTTCTGCATCTTTCTCGGTTTGTTCGCCGTGCTTTTTTTTCGTTTCTATCGCGGCCACATCATCCCCTATCCTCTGCTGTGGTTGCTGATCAGCGGATTTTTTTCATTAGCGGGATTTATCCTGCTTCTTTCGGTCAAAAAAAATACCGATAAGAAAAAAGCGGATGATCTTTTCACCGTTATCAGCCGGATAAAAAAAGAAGGGGAAAAAATTCCGGTGAACCTGCGCGAGTGCGAAGTGAAAAGTAATTCCTGGGTGGAGACGGTCGATAAAAATCAAAACCGGTCTGACGCTGTCGATCTCGCGCTCATTGCCATTGGCGGTACCGGCGCGCTCATCAGTTCTGCATTGCGCAATTCCAATTCAGAAAAAGAAATAAGCCGTCAGCAATCGGTGATCATTTTCAAACACAATAACGAGATCTTCCGCAGCCCGGTGATGGATCGGGAAGAGATCACGTTGAAAATGCTCATTGACATTCACGAAAAAACTTTTATCTACCGCGACCGTAAGGATCGCCGGAAATATTATTTCGATCTGGAATTTCTTGATAAAAAGTAG